Proteins co-encoded in one Thermoanaerobaculia bacterium genomic window:
- a CDS encoding ABC transporter permease, which produces MKFFRLVWKNVFRKKTRTFLTMGSIVLVLVLIVILASLLKALEYDQNAGGNRVVVQHATGLANFMPLGYRQRIEQIPGVVAVAPEVWFGGIWKDDKPENFFGQLSTDPAAWPKIFDDYAIPADQLKAWQDERDSFIAGQELVNRYHWKIGDRIQIRGTYISLTLDLVLRGVYRSKDEANIFFHNKYLENSWIGTSGQTGIYYLKASSPSAVQPVTEAINRMFENSSAPTKAMSEQQFQLQFVEMLGNVKLIIRLISLAVLFVIVLIVANTMAMSARERVTEIAVLRALGFLRRQVLSIVLMEAIVLALLGGILGVALSLPMVHGIVEGLKHSPAATFTYNFKVTGATLLMAFAASVTIGILSGIVPAIRSSRVKIVDGLRQVV; this is translated from the coding sequence GTGAAGTTCTTTCGCCTCGTCTGGAAGAACGTCTTCCGGAAGAAGACCCGCACGTTCCTGACGATGGGCTCGATCGTCCTCGTGCTCGTCCTCATCGTCATCCTCGCGTCGCTCCTGAAGGCGCTCGAATACGACCAGAACGCCGGCGGGAACCGGGTCGTCGTCCAGCACGCGACCGGGCTCGCCAACTTCATGCCGCTCGGATATCGGCAGCGGATCGAGCAGATCCCCGGCGTCGTCGCGGTCGCCCCCGAGGTCTGGTTCGGCGGGATCTGGAAGGACGACAAGCCCGAGAACTTCTTCGGACAGCTCTCGACCGACCCGGCCGCGTGGCCGAAGATCTTCGACGATTACGCGATCCCGGCCGACCAGTTGAAAGCGTGGCAGGACGAGCGCGATTCCTTCATCGCCGGGCAGGAGCTCGTCAATCGATACCACTGGAAGATCGGCGACCGGATCCAGATCCGCGGGACGTACATCTCGCTCACGCTCGATCTCGTCCTCCGGGGCGTCTACCGCTCCAAGGACGAGGCGAACATCTTCTTCCACAACAAGTACCTCGAGAACTCCTGGATCGGCACGAGCGGACAGACCGGGATCTATTACCTGAAGGCGAGCTCGCCTTCGGCGGTGCAGCCCGTGACCGAAGCGATCAACCGGATGTTCGAGAACTCCTCCGCGCCGACGAAGGCCATGTCGGAGCAGCAGTTCCAGCTCCAGTTCGTCGAGATGCTCGGCAACGTCAAGCTCATCATCCGGCTGATCTCGCTCGCCGTGCTCTTCGTGATCGTGCTCATCGTGGCGAACACGATGGCCATGTCCGCACGCGAGCGCGTGACGGAGATCGCGGTGCTGCGCGCGCTCGGTTTCCTGCGCCGGCAGGTGCTCTCGATCGTCCTGATGGAGGCGATCGTGCTGGCGCTGCTCGGAGGGATCCTCGGCGTGGCGCTCTCGCTTCCGATGGTCCACGGGATCGTCGAGGGGCTGAAGCACTCGCCCGCGGCGACCTTCACCTACAACTTCAAGGTGACCGGCGCGACGCTGCTGATGGCGTTCGCGGCGTCC